A genome region from Desulfobulbaceae bacterium includes the following:
- a CDS encoding 50S ribosomal protein L1: MSTVGKKHKANQAKINSLQLYTIDDAISLALDCVRAKFDESIDLAVRLGVDPRHADQMIRSSLVLPHGTGKVERVLVFAKGDKVKEALDAGADYAGSDEYVEKIQGGWMDFERTVATPDMMGTVGKIGRVLGPRGMMPNAKLGTVTFDVARVVGEIKSGKIEFKVDKAGIVHAMIGKSSFGLDKLRENALALIDKLNHLKPSSAKGVYLRSVCLSSTMGPGIKLDTLPLRS, translated from the coding sequence ATGTCTACCGTTGGAAAAAAACATAAAGCAAATCAGGCCAAAATTAATTCCCTGCAATTATACACCATTGATGACGCTATTAGTCTCGCATTGGATTGTGTTCGAGCCAAGTTTGATGAATCAATCGATCTTGCAGTACGTCTGGGAGTAGATCCTAGGCATGCAGACCAGATGATTCGCAGCAGCCTGGTTCTTCCTCACGGAACAGGAAAGGTTGAGCGTGTTCTGGTTTTTGCTAAAGGTGATAAAGTCAAGGAAGCGCTTGATGCTGGTGCCGATTATGCGGGAAGTGATGAATATGTCGAAAAAATCCAGGGAGGTTGGATGGATTTTGAGCGTACAGTTGCCACACCGGATATGATGGGTACAGTCGGAAAGATTGGACGTGTCCTTGGACCTCGCGGGATGATGCCCAATGCAAAGCTTGGGACAGTTACCTTTGATGTCGCACGAGTTGTGGGCGAGATTAAGTCTGGTAAGATCGAGTTTAAGGTTGATAAAGCCGGTATTGTACATGCAATGATTGGCAAGTCATCATTTGGTTTGGATAAATTACGAGAGAATGCCTTGGCTCTGATTGACAAACTGAATCACTTGAAACCTTCAAGTGCCAAAGGGGTTTATTTAAGAAGTGTTTGCCTGTCATCTACAATGG